A window from Citrus sinensis cultivar Valencia sweet orange chromosome 3, DVS_A1.0, whole genome shotgun sequence encodes these proteins:
- the LOC102612765 gene encoding uncharacterized protein LOC102612765: MPGPGPHMMYAMGTGLAMTKLSNGRFSPHHTLTYTINAFFGPDIGSFSEWLGSFFGSSFGSSLADAIHHPFYYVLILGFPLCVLYSLLSRILLLKGLLDSVSGVPLTKRQCFLLICAGSFSHFFLDHLFEENGQSSMYVWILSTGWWKGRAPINPDAVVVIAVLCTCLIGGFVYINRVKPAKSARNQSYHSASLILIIASLYCLWCFSQIFWVNPRQAAVGEEADLGVLVFLAIYFFLPHLFCIMSMNPKDHHMEALPLMTV, encoded by the exons ATGCCAGGGCCGGGGCCGCACATGATGTACGCGATGGGTACGGGGCTGGCCATGACGAAGCTATCAAATGGCAGATTTAGCCCCCACCACACGTTGACTTATACAATCAACGCCTTCTTTGGCCCCGATATAGGCTCCTTCTCCGAATGGCTTGGCTCCTTCTTCGGTTCCTCATTCGGCTCCTCTTTAGCCGATGCCATTCACCACCCCTTTTATTATGTTCTTATTCTTGGCTTCCCGTTGTGTGTTCTTTATTCTTTGCTTTCCAGGATTTTACTCCTTAAAGGCCTTCTTGATTCTGTTTCCGGG GTACCCCTTACAAAGCGGCAATGCTTCTTGTTGATCTGCGCCGGCTCTTTTTCTCACTTTTTCCTTGACCATTTGTTtgag GAAAATGGACAATCGTCAATGTATGTTTGGATATTGAGCACTGGTTGGTGGAAGGGTCGAGCACCTATCAACCCAGATGCTGTCGTAGTAATTGCTGTCTTGTGCACTTGCTTGATTGGTGGCTTCGTTTATATCAACAG AGTAAAGCCTGCGAAGTCGGCTAGGAATCAATCATATCATTCGGCGAgtcttattttgattatagCAAGCCTCTATTGCTTATGGTGTTTTAGCCAGATATTCTGGGTGAATCCTCGTCAGGCGGCAGTTGGAGAAGAGGCTGATCTTGGAGTTCTTGTGTTTCTGGCAATCTATTTCTTTCTCCCGCACCTTTTTTGTATTATGTCCATGAACCCTAAAGATCACCACATGGAGGCACTTCCACTTATGACAGTATAA